One Drosophila willistoni isolate 14030-0811.24 chromosome 2R unlocalized genomic scaffold, UCI_dwil_1.1 Seg167, whole genome shotgun sequence DNA segment encodes these proteins:
- the LOC111518582 gene encoding fibrinogen-like protein 1: MNLQRLILLSGLFLFLGFVDVISKTFANEDDFWNCGIASAQGDICGSCCYKSVKVLLAYATELKEQVKSNDSKNAERDEEIAKLRKKLLEIDYYRGQNTEIDELQKANEMLRKTNDDLLKLLSQSIQHQNNVAKNEELKAEIAEVKLRTKYQSIECIARQDNLKQEIELLRKKSKDSEETYKIVLESSKSDLANLRLSFEKELKSKEKLANEINELKSQLASYQKNLEDAQNQIVAKNSLIDSHSLKLNQTEISLSDCKRNLPKTGCKGLPSGIHLIEIPGLDPFRSLCKGETDGNGWIVVHRRLDDRENFKRNWIDFRSGFGDLNGNFFIGLEKLHRITQTDIYELSIEIGFHNDTFANVRYTHFKIGDETKQYELESLGEFRGMIDNRMALGIGQKFTTYDRDNDLDRGWNCATVFYGAWWYDECGSPNLNGRYYTSATNSRDSMSWNGWNSLKSVQMLIRPKNSSNQ, encoded by the exons ATGAATTTACAAAGATTAATTTTACTTTCGggtctctttctttttctggGATTTGTGGACGTAAtatcaaaaacttttgcaaatgAGGACGACTTTTGG AACTGCGGAATTGCAAGTGCACAAGGAGATATCTGCGGGTCATGTTGTTACAAGTCTGTGAAGGTTTTATTAGCCTATGCAACAGAATTAAAAGAGCAGGTTAAATCGAACGACTCAAAAAATGCAGAAAGAGATGAGGAAATAGCTAAGCTAAGAAAGAAATTGCTTGAAATAGATTATTATAGAGGTCAAAACACGGAGATTGATGAGCTACAGAAAGCGAATGAAAtgttaagaaaaacaaatgacGATTTACTCAAACTTCTCAGTCAATCGATTCAGCATCAAAATAATGTGGCTAAAAATGAAGAGTTAAAGGCGGAAATAGCAGAAGTGAAATTGAGAACAAAATATCAATCGATCGAATGCATCGCTCGCCAGGACAATTTAAAACAGGAAATTGAACTCTTAAGGAAAAAGTCTAAAGACTCGGAAGAAACTTATAAAATTGTATTGGAAAGCTCCAAAAGTGATTTGGCAAACTTAAGATTAAGCTTTGAAAAAGAACTAAAGTCGAAAGAAAAGTTGGCAAATGAAATAAACGAGCTGAAATCTCAACTAGCATCCTATCAGAAAAACTTGGAAGATGCTCAAAATCAGATAGTAGCTAAAAATAGTTTGATCGATAGTCATTCTCTAAAACTAAACCAAACTGAAATAAGTCTAAGTGATTGTAAGCGAAATTTACCGAAAACAGGTTGCAAAGGTCTCCCATCGGGAattcatttaattgaaattcccGGACTGGATCCGTTTCGATCTTTATGCAAAGGCGAGACAGATGGAAATGGATGGATAGTTGTGCATAGGCGACTAGATGATAGAGAAAACTTTAAGAGAAATTGGATAGACTTTCGAAGCGGTTTTGGTGatttaaatggaaatttttttattggtcTTGAAAAATTGCATCGCATCACCCAAACGGATATTTATGAACTTTCCATAGAAATTGGGTTCCATAATGATACTTTCGCAAATGTTAGATATACTCATTTCAAAATTGGTGATGAAACTAAGCAATATGAGTTGGAATCATTGGGAGAATTTCGAGGCATGATCGACAATAGAATGGCGCTAGGCATAGGACAAAAATTCACGACTTACGATCGTGATAATGATTTGGACAGAGGTTGGAATTGTGCGACAGTATTTTATGGAGCCTGGTGGTACGACGAATGTGGGAGCCC AAATCTAAACGGACGATATTATACAAGTGCAACCAATTCGCGGGATAGTATGAGCTGGAATGGCTGGAATTCTCTGAAATCAGTACAAATGCTCATTCGACCAAAAAACTCTTCAAATCAATGA
- the LOC6642309 gene encoding phospholipase A1 produces MKQLIVFSFFTLIAKDAQTLLINQMDWKNLINSGALDLNVVQCFLRDKNFCPSPYIEHRLYAPHGPRRGIALNIQNPMSLYQGGFSKHRETVFIVHGFNGTAIDKHLQFLRDAYLSRDFNVITVDWRPLTRYPCYLHSLINTRLTAQCTAQVYSYLTHYGASREKITCVGHSLGAHICGMISNHLTKKQYRIIGLDPARPLIERKKSTKFRLSPDDASVIQVLHTNAGFLGQEDNTGHLNYCINGGRVQPFCKGHPIRRSRCSHFLSICYLATATFKHKKFVGVPCPNGCVHLSGPKRLPVSGKMNPFEFVSLLREYHIGNDAPDDARGCICIDVPFAKHCPFVEA; encoded by the exons atgaaacaactAATCGTGTTCAGCTTCTTCACACTCATTGCCAAAG ATGCCCAAACCTTGCTGATCAACCAAATGGATTGGAAGAACCTAATCAATAGCGGAGCATTGGACTTGAATGTGGTACAATGCTTTTTACGtgacaaaaacttttgccCGAGTCCCTACATTGAGCATCGGCTATATGCACC ACATGGTCCACGTCGTGGCATAGCATTAAATATCCAAAATCCGATGAGCTTGTATCAAGGTGGTTTTAGTAAACATCGTGAAACAGTTTTCATAGTGCATGGTTTTAATGGAACGGCCATCGATAAGCATCTTCAATTCCTGAGGGATG CTTATTTGTCACGTGACTTCAATGTGATCACTGTGGACTGGCGACCTTTGACCCGTTATCCCTGCTACCTTCATTCACTGATCAACACGCGCCTCACTGCCCAATGCACGGCGCAAGTTTACTCCTATCTCACCCATTACGGTGCTTCACGTGAGAAAATCACCTGTGTGGGCCACTCACTGGGCGCCCATATATGCGGAATGATATCGAACCATTTGACCAAGAAACAATATCGCATAATCGGACTGGACCCTGCCAGACCACTAATCGAACGAAAGAAATCGACCAAGTTTCGTCTGTCGCCCGACGATGCGAGCGTTATTCAGGTGCTGCACACGAATGCAGGATTTTTGGGTCAGGAGGATAATACAGGACATCTGAATTACTGCATAAACGGCGGTCGGGTGCAACCGTTTTGCAAGGGCCATCCCATTCGGCGATCGCGTTGCTCACACTTTCTGAGCATATGCTATTTGGCCACGGCAACTTTTAAGCATAAGAAATTCGTGGGAGTACCTTGTCCCAATGGCTGTGTCCATTTGAGTGGTCCCAAAAGATTGCCGGTGAGCGGGAAAATgaatccatttgaatttgtttcACTGCTGAGAGAATATCACATAGGCAACGATGCCCCCGACGA CGCCCGTGGATGTATTTGCATAGATGTGCCGTTTGCCAAGCACTGTCCATTTGTGGAGGCGTAG
- the LOC6642308 gene encoding intraflagellar transport protein 43 homolog translates to MDWAEELKMTIRKTTARKGRRSKSRDVLKEEQQQQTASSSGNSKDKDISIDITLDIQAHDTTTNSSRSPASTPSTYNNEFDSNSKRPPIRRISGGWADSGLKGLRSKKNSFDDERFQQTRSATSSIPTDDIPVIPDLDDVKDEIMLNEIVEPTSVSVNRSVTLKELSSDLLSQNAFSAIEDVDLSILTRCLQPQESLDEADDLWEWDKLFTEVTAQINSDKIPNMGVLQKIEIGPDEVPPTAQYT, encoded by the exons aTGGATTGGGCTGAAGAACTAAAAATGACAATTagaaag ACAACCGCACGTAAGGGACGACGATCAAAAAGTCGCGATGTTCTCaaggaggagcagcagcaacaaactGCCTCGTCCAGTGGCAATTCCAAAGACAAGGATATATCCATAGATATAACTCTCGATATTCAGGCTCACGATACGACAACCAACAGCAGTCGAAGTCCTGCCTCGACTCCTTCGACTTACAATAATGAATTCGACTCGAATTCAAAACGTCCGCCCATAAGACGAATCTCAGGGGGATGGGCCGATTCGGGCTTAAAAGGTTTACG ATCAAAAAAGAACTCTTTTGATGA CGAACGTTTCCAACAGACAAGATCGGCGACCAGTTCAATACCCACAGACGATATTCCCGTCATACCAGATCTGGATGATGTCAAAGATGAGATAATGCTCAATGAAATTGTTGAACCAACTTC AGTCAGTGTCAATAGATCGGTGACACTTAAGGAACTCAGTTCCGATCTGTTGTCACAGAATGCATTTTCGGCCATTGAGGATGTGGATCTGTCCATATTGACCCGTTGTCTGCAGCCCCAGGAGAGTCTGGATGAGGCCGATGATCTGTGGGAATGGGATAAACTATTCACTGAGGTCACAGCCCAAATTAATTCCGATAAAATACCCAATATGGGTGTATTGCAGAAAATCGAAATTGGACCCGATGAAGTTCCCCCTACAGCCCAGTACACCTAA